The genomic window TGATTCCtgagtctgagggaggagggggctgggggcccggactcctgggtctgagggaggagagtggagttcaggactcctgggtctgagggaggagaggctgggggggTCAGGACTcctggtctgagggaggaggggctggggttctgggctcctgggtctgagggaggagggggctgggggcctggactctTGGTCCGAGAGAGGAGGGCCTGAGGAGTCAGAACTCCTGGGTCTCAGGGGTCTGtgctcctgggtctgagggaggaaggagatgggggTCTGGGCTCCAGGGTCCTGAATCcgagcccctcccccaggagcgCCTGGACCATGTTGCTGAGCGCCTACTGGCACGGCCTCCACCCTGGCTACTACCTAAGCTTCCTGACCATCCCGCTGTGCCTGGCAGCGGAGGGCCGACTGGAGTCGGCCCTGCGGGGGCGGCTCAGTCCCGGGGGCCAGAAGGCCTGGGACTGGGTGCACTGGTTCCTGAAGATGCGCGCCTACGACTACATGTGTATGGGCTTCGTGCTGCTGTCCCTGGGAGACACCGTCCGGTACTGGGCCTCCGTCTACTTCTGCGTCCACATCCTGGCCTTGGCCGCCCTGCTGCTGGGGCTGGCTTTGGGCGGGGGCGGTCCGGGCCGGAGGAAGACCGCGCCCTCGGCCGCCAGCCTGGCCCCAGAAAAGCTCCGGGAGGAATAGGCTGCCGCGGCACCCTTTGCCAGTCGGCCCGGCCACCAAGCTTCTTGCTTGGGAATCCTGTGACCCCGGCCGCCGTCTCCCTTCCCAGAAAGATTGCTGGAGCGGCCAGGGGCCCGGCGAGGATTCCCGTCTCCTCTCCGTACCCGGCGTCCGACGGAGCCGGGCTGCAGCTCTCCCTGCTTCcccgccctctgccctctgccccgaGGGCTCAGGACAACCCTcgaccacccaggtgtccctgccccAGCTTCCGGAGAGAGCCGcactcccccaccccgccagcaGGGGCCGCCAGGCACACGGCTTCTTGGGCACACGTCCTTTTCCTGGCACAGGGTGTGGGGTAGGAGCTTCGGGGCAGGTTCTGGGAGTGGGGAACCTCCTCCCTGTGGCTTTCGTCCCCCTTGTACCAGGATTTCAGACCCGGAAGGGAACATAACCCTCCCGTTTCAtaagggggaaactgaggcaccgaggaGCAGGCCTGCGGACATGGTTCTTGCAGCTTCTATCTGAGCCACCTCAGGGTCCCAGGGCACCTGTCACCCTCTTGTCATTCTCTGGCCTGAGACACGGTCAGAATGTGTGAGCCTCCGCCAATAAAGTGTTTTGCAAAGGTCGTACGTGTGCCTGTGGGTGATCGACGGGCGTGGGGCTCGTGGCGCCGCACTTCCAGGGACCACGCTGGCGTCCGTGGGCTTGTTCCCAGGACGTTTCCCAGCAGCCGCCCTGACGCTGAAGTGCTTGCTGTCCTCCCACCACCGCCACCTGGTGGCCAGGTGCGGACCTGCCCGGGGTCCCTTCCTCACCTGGGGCAGTCCCCGCCCAGCCGGCCGCTAGAGACGGAAACAGTCGCACCTGGGGCCATGGAAGCGGGCCCGACGTGGGAACCGGAGGCCTGGGGCTCCTCCGGAGGCTGGCCGGCACCCCGGGGGGCCAGAgcaggtggggggagtgggggggggcgtcctgagggaggcagggaatggAGGACTGGACTCCAGGGTCCAGAGGGCAGAAGGGGGATGGTTTCGATTCCTGGCTttctgggtgggggaagggaaccAGGACGTGGGACTCCTGCGTCCTGGGGAGGGGTCTGGAGGTCCAGATTCCAgtctcgggggagggggggtgagggtTGCAAACTCCTgaataagagaaaaggaagttGAAGAATGGGCTCCTCAGCTCTGGGGGGCCCACATTTGGGTGCTTGCAGAGGGGCCCTGGGTCCTGCTCTCCCagatctgagggaggaggggctgggggcccagactccaaggtcagagggaggaggccCTGTGGTTcaagactcctgggtctgagggaggaggggctgagggcctggactccagggtctgagggaggagggcgtGGAGTTCAggattcctgggtctgagggaggagggtgtggggttcagggctcctgggtctgagggaggaggggctgggggggggggtcaggactcctgggtctgaggaaggaggggctgggggctgcgaGTCCTGCACCCTACcagcccccactcccctgccccaggcccgtCGCTCTCCTCTGTGCTGAATGAGCTCCCCAGTGCCGCCACCCTTCGGTACCGAGGACCCGGGGTTCTCCCCTGGGGGGCAtcgggggaggaggaagaagatggaGAGAGCAACGTCCAGGCCATGGCCGAAGCCGCCCAAAAGGAGCTGGGAGAACCCATCCCCTCCAGGGAACTCCCCTGGCCCATGCAGGCCCGCCGGACCCACAGGTGAGGCTCACCTCCCGCTTCCTACCCAGCTGTGGGCCGAGTCTACGCGGTGTCCCTGCTTCTCTGACTCCGGGGAGTCCTGCCTCCCCGACCCTGGGACTCCCTTCTCTAACCTCCGGGCTcacgttctctgtctctgctctcgctctttctctctgtgtgttcctctctgcttgatgtgtgtctctgtgtctgtctcctgccTATTGACGCTTGTCACTGCTCCTCCTTTCCCTGCCGCCACAGAGCTTGCCGGGCTGGGGGACGACGCCTGGTCAACAAGGGGCTCCCCACGCTGTCCGGAGTACAGCCTTCCCAGGAAACCTTTCCTAAGCCCGCTTGGCGTAAAGCTCAGACCATGTGGCTCTTTCCTCAAAGCAAAGTGCGGCGCTGGAACTCTCGGAAGGCGCGAGAGCGTCGTGCATTCCTAGCCCCGAGCTGCACGACGGCAGAAGCAAGTGCCAGGGCCGTCTGAGGACGCGGCCCCGCGTCCTGAAATTGTTCTCCGAACCCCTTCCTTTCGGGTGTTTATGGAGGTTCCCCTACACGGGCGGGCTTGATTAAATCTTGGGCCAAGGGCCATCGAACCCGCCTCCAGCCCCGCTGCTCCCCCGGGAGGTCGGGGGTGGGGCTGCAGGTTCCAAGCCCCTCCCCCGTCCACACCTGCGGGTGGTTTCCCTGGCAAGCCCCCCCACTCTTAGCTGGAGTCCAAAAGTCACCTCGTTTCCGCTGCAGACGACACCAGGATCTCTTCACTTGGTCTTCCAAGGGTTTTTATCGCTCCGCGCCAGGAACAGGGACAAACACCAAACCaaaccttctttccttttcacttttcctttatgATACCTGCCTCCAGACAAGTGCAGGAGGCACCCTGCGCAGCCCGGGAGTACTCCCACGGTGAGCGCCCCGGCAGGCTGCACCTGGGGCAGGAGACTCCGCCCTGGGGAGCACCCCCACGTGCCCCTGtcacccccctctccccacacaggTCCTGTGTGATGATCTCCCAGACCTGTGTGACGATCACTTCCCTGCCTTCCACCCGGGGGCGCATCCCTAAAGAGCACGGCGTGAGCGTGCTTGTTCTGGAACTCCCAGTAGACCCCTGCACCCTCTGATTTCCGCCTGGCTTCTTAGGTGTCTGCTCCTATCGCTGGAGAGCATCCCAGCCCGGTCTCACTGGCGGGGTGCTTCTCCGTTTGGGGGTGTCCGCTCGGGGCTGCCAGGcccttcattttctgtctctgaatctgtttctgtACCAGGCAGAGCCATGCCAGGGACAAAGTGGCCCAGGGATCAggttccagggtggctcagtgggcccTGTGGCTTCGGCGGTCCAAGGAGAAGACCCAGGAACGCCTGCACACCTTGCAGCCCTGGGCGTGGACGCTGAAAAGGATCGGAGGTgtggcagggctgaggctgctgGGGCGGGCccactcctgggtctgagggaagaggggctgaggggtctggactcctgggtctgagggaggaggggctggggaccaggacccctgggtctgagggaggaggggctgggggccaggactcctgggtctgagacaggagggggctggggttcaggactcctgggtctgagggaggagggggctgggggtctggactcctgggtctgagggaggagggggcgggggtctggatttctgggtctgagggaggaggggcctggggtctggactcctgggtctgagggaggagtgGCCGGGGGTCTGGatttctgggtctgagggaggaggggctgggggcctgggctcctgggtctgagggaggaggggccgagggtctggactcctgggtctgagggaggaggggccgggggtctGGATTTCTGGGCCTgagggggcaggggccgggggtctggactcctgggtctgagggaggagcgGCCGGGGGTCTGGATTTCTggatctgagggaggaggggccgggggtctggactcctgggtctgagggaggaggggctgggggcctggactcctgggtctgagggaggaggggctgaggggtctggactcctgggtctgagggaggaggggctggggcctgcactcctgggtctgagggaggaggtcTTAGAGGACCATGACTTCTGGGTCTGAGGAAGGAGGGGGCTAAGGGCCTGGACCCCTgggtctggggcaggggctgggggccaggactcctgggtctgagggaggagggggctgggggtcaggacccctgggtctgagggaggaggggctggggagcaggacTCCCGGTTCTGTGGGAGGAGAGCCAGGACTCCAGACTCAGAAAGCAGCCCCCCGCCTCTGTGGCGCCCCCTGCAGGCCAGTTTGGCGCCGGCACCGAGTCCTACTTCTCGCTACTCCGCTTCCTGCTGCTTCTCAACGTGCTGGCGTCCGTGCTGAAGGCCTGCATGACACTGCTGCCCACCTGGCTGGAGGGGACGCCCCCGGGTCCCCCTGGCCCTGACACCTCCTCACCCTGCGGCTTCTACAACCCCGACCCCCAAGGCCTGGTcaccttccccacccacctcttcaGCTTGCTCTCAGGAGTGGTGAGTGCCTGGGTCCctgggagaccccccccccacacccccacccacccccacccccgagcctgggtgccccaccccccattgCCTAGCCCCACGGTGACCTTTCCCTCGGCAGGGTTTTCTAGAATGGTCTCCTCTCTTCTATGGGTTCTACCCACCCCGCCAACACCTAGCGGTCACCTACCTGTGCTCCGTCTTTGTCATTGGCCTTCTGCACCTGGTGCTCATCCTCCACCGGTCAGTGACACCTGGGACCCCGGGGAGGGAGTCCTGGTGCTAGCAGACCCCTCCCCAAGAATCCGGAGTCTCCCTCCGGGATCCTTTTCTCTCAGTTGGAGTTGAAAtcacacttaaaaacatttcattcGTGCTAAAGACCAGTGACAAATTGGGAAGCTTCTCCTTCCCGTGGCTTCAGAGTCTAGAGCGGGAAGGTAAGATCTTAACCACACAAATTTAACGACATCTTTTCTGGAGGGGAGCATGCTTTGTAGGAAACAAACGGGTGATTCACTCGTTCCGGCAACAGctgtttattaagcacctactacgtgTCGGCCGCCGTGGTTCTAGACACAAACAGAAACCAGACAGAGTCCTGTCCTGGGGGAGCTGACAGTTTACCAGGGGGAGACAGGTGATAAGTAATAAGCCATAAATGAGTCAACGACACGGTGAGTTAGAAGGTGAGGGGGGCTCTGGACACAGATGCAGCAGGTGAGGCGGGCCGTCGGTGAGAATGCGCCAGGCTGCTGCATTTAGGGGTCccccagggatgcctggatgaGACGAGACGTTTAAATAAAAGCGTTGAGGGGGTGAGGGGTCTGGTCAGAGAAATACCCGGGGAATGAGCATTGCAGGCAGAGAGCACAGCCAGAGCAAGGCAGGAGCAGGGATGCGTGGCGGAGGGCGCACGGGGACGTGGGGAGAGCCACGGGGGATGCGCCCCACTCCGTAAACGATGTGGCTGCTCTCCAAGCGCCAGGGGACTCACTGCAGGCTCTTGAGCAGATCAGCCCGATCTGATTTAGGTTTCAAAAGGCTTCCTCTCTGGCTCTGTGGTGGacggaggagggagaagggggggcaagaaggagagaagggaggagagtcGGGGATGCGCAAGCAGCAGGTGCAACAGTGACGGGGCTGTGGCGATAATCCAGGCAAGAGACAGTGGTGGTTTGCTCCCGGGTGGTGGCAGGGGTCAGTTTCGgatctctttctccccttccttccttccttccttccttcctccctcacttccttccttccttccttccttccttccttccttccttccttccttccttccttccttccttcccattgaATTTCTAGCCTCCCCCCTCAGCTTTCTTGAGATATCATTGACCTAAATCGCACTgcgtaagtttaaggtgtacaaggttctgatttgatacatttatgtgTTGCAACGTGATTCCCACCCTGGCATTAGGTGACGCCTGCACgtctttatttatcttgagagagagtgcgcgcgcagGCagcagtggggcagaggcagagagacggtggggggcggagggtctgaagggggctctgagctgtcagcacagaaaacgtggggctcgaacccacggaccgtgagatcatgacctgagccaaaatcaagagtcgggggATCaaaaacgactgagccacccaggcactcctctacatttttcactttaaaaatatcacacatatccaGAAACATGCAGAAACCAGAGGGTAGGGCTTGGTATGTTGCCATGAATATCAAGAAACGGAacatggggtgcccgggtggctcagtcggttgagcgtccggcttcggctcaggtcacgatctcctagttcgtgggttcgagcctcgcgtcgggctcgagcctggagcctgttttggattctgtgtctccctctctctctgcccctcccctgctcactctctttctctcaaaaataaacattaaaaaattttttaacttgaaaaaaaaaaaagaaaagaaatggaaccTGACCAGTCTCCAGAACCTTCTCAAGATCTCTTCAAGCTCCCACGTTTCTCCcccgactcccccccccccatgctttgTGTCAACACCGTGGACTGCTTTCACCTGTTCAGCATAGGAGAGGGAGGTTCTCCATGCCTGTTGAGCAGGGCCCAGAGGCTTCCCAACGActggtgggttgggggggggggggagctgggaaGTTAGGAATGACTCCAGGTGTTGAGCCTCTGGAAGGGGCAGCGCAGTGTTCGGACGGGGAGAGCTGTGGAAAGGGCAGCACCCGCGGGGGGTGTGGTTTCGGCCGGCTGATTCTGAGATGGCTTTGGACACACGAGGGGAACGATGACTAGGCAGTCACACGTGGGTTCCGGAGTCCGGTCTGCACTGGAGACGCAAACGTGGGACTCGCTGGCATTCAGGCCAGCCTGGGGGTTCTCTcaggggaggagaaaataaagtgGAGTGTCGTCTAAactccaggcactgtgccagggcCCAGGGATACCAGATGAAGGTCCCCCACCTTTGTGCGGCTCACAGTTCAGGAGGGGAGATAAACTGCGAGATAAATAAAAAGCCAATTTTATGTTGAAAAGCAAAtcagctaggggcacctgggtggttcagtcggttaagcgtctgactttggctcaggtcatgatctcacggttcatgggttcgagccccgtgtcgggctctgtgctgacagctcagagcctggagcctgcttcggattctgtgtctccctctctctctgcccctgtcctgctcacactctgtctctctcactttcaaaaataaatatttaaaaaaatttttaaaagccaatcaGCTATTTCAGTTTGGGAGCCCCATATAGAAACCAGATGGGATGCTATGATCGAGGTGATAGGACAGGGAGCTGCAATTTCTTCTCGATAAAGGccagataggaaatattttcatcttttccgGCCACACAGTCTCCGTGTGAATTAAACTCCGTTGTCCGGCTAAAGCAGCTGTCAACAGTAAGTAAATGAGTGCATGTGGCCGTGTTCCAATagagctttatttacaaaaactggtGCCGTAGTTCGCCACCACCCTGTGATAGAGAATGGGCGGGGACCCTCGTTAAATGGAGCGGTCAGTTAAGGACTATCTGAGGAGGCGACCCGTACAGAAAGCCCAGGAAGATGAGAAGGAACGGGCCAGGTGAGCGGCTAAGACTTGGGCATTCCAGGCACTGGAAACTGCaagggcaaaggccctgtggtgagaAGAAGTTTGGAGTGTTCTGAGACCcgaaaggaggtgggggggggggagtggagggggagggacaggattTGAGCTTCAACAAgtaggtgggggctggggcaggtgcgCGCTGGCTGGCTGTGCGATGAAGGGGCCTAAACGTCAGAACAAGGAGAAGCTGTGGAATAGGTTTTAAAGGGCAGTAATGTCTCATCTGCATAAAAAGAGGGTTCCACGGGCACAACAACAGAATGGATTCAAAAGGGCACGGGTGGAGGCAGAGACCAGGTGTCAGTCCTTCCATAGGTGTCCACGGAAGGGGAGCTGGGGGCTCACGCCAGGCCGGTGAATGTGGATACAGAGCCCCCTGGTCTGGTTTTCTCTGCGTGTCTGTCCCCCCTCTGGGTCTTTGCTCCACTTCTCCGagtctctgtcctcctttctctgggTCTTTCTCCCCCAACCGCCTTCTCTGGACATCTGTCCTTCTGAgtctctgacttctttctctaGATTTCCTTGTTTCGCTgtttgtcctcctccctctgaATCTGTCCCCTTTGGGGTCTCATTGTTCCCTCtaagtttctgtctctccccagggtctttttctgtctcactctgggtcctgtccccttctctctggagctctgtccctctctactgggtttctgtctttctctgtctctccggTGTCTGTGTTCCCGAGCCTGCCTCTGAATCTCTCTCTCGGTTTCTGACTCCTTCTCTGCTAGGTAGCAGCTCGCCGGATGCCCGAGGCCCTAGGGTTCGTCTTCCGTTTGTCCCATAGGAGGGCGCTGACCTTCCACATCCTGTCTCCTGGCCCTTCCCTCCCTTAGCTCCGTGTCAGGACTGAAACAGACGTTGTTGGCTGAGTCCGGGGTCCTGACCAGCTACAGCCACCGCGTGTTCAGCGCCTGGGACTTCGGGCTCCGTGGGGATGTCCACGTGCGGCTGCGCCATCGCATCATCCTGTACGAGCTGCAGGTGCGCGTGGGGGTCTACACCCACACAGGgaccggagggggcggggcctcgaCCAGGGATGCGGCTCGCAGAGATGCCGGGTGGAGGTTTCTTCTAAGGAGGCGGGCCTTGGGaaaggagggggctgggaagagGCCACAATAGAAATGCCTGAGGTCAAAGGGCACAGGGAAAAGCCAGCAGCAGGAAGGCTGAAGCTCCTCGGGGTAAGATCCAGGCCCGCGACCGGGAACCGGGGCGGGGCCTCGGAGGGGCGGGGCGTGGGGTCCGGGGGCGCGGCCCGTGGTGCTGGGTGGGCCtctggaggggcggggccgggagatCTAAATGGTGACCTAGAGGACCACGGAGGGGCTGGGACAAGGATTACAGCAGTCCTCAGAGGGACGGTGCTGTATCAGTTCAAGTTGAGCAGGGGCTCTGGACCACCGGCCGGGCCTGGGGGGTACTGAGCCCAAATGCCCGTCTTTCTCGGCTTCAGGTGGAGCTGGAGGAGGCCGTGGTACGGCGCCAGGCAGCAGTGCGGACCCTGAGCCAGCAAGCCAAGGTGTGGTCGGTGCGGGTTCTGCTCAACCTGCTGGTGATTGCGCTCCTGGGAGCAGCCTTCTACGGGGTCTACTGGGCTACAGGGGCCACTGTGAAGCTGCAGGTGCGGAgggtcctgggggaggggagtcctGCGGGCCTGGGCTCACCTTTCCAAGGCTGCAGGGTCTGAAGTCTAGAGTTCCTGCGAtcttgg from Panthera tigris isolate Pti1 chromosome E2, P.tigris_Pti1_mat1.1, whole genome shotgun sequence includes these protein-coding regions:
- the TMC4 gene encoding transmembrane channel-like protein 4 produces the protein MCEPPPIKCFAKVVRVPVGDRRAWGSWRRTSRDHAGVRGLVPRTFPSSRPDAEVLAVLPPPPPGGQVRTCPGSLPHLGQSPPSRPLETETVAPGAMEAGPTWEPEAWGSSGGWPAPRGARAGPSLSSVLNELPSAATLRYRGPGVLPWGASGEEEEDGESNVQAMAEAAQKELGEPIPSRELPWPMQARRTHRQSHARDKVAQGSGSRVAQWALWLRRSKEKTQERLHTLQPWAWTLKRIGGQFGAGTESYFSLLRFLLLLNVLASVLKACMTLLPTWLEGTPPGPPGPDTSSPCGFYNPDPQGLVTFPTHLFSLLSGVGFLEWSPLFYGFYPPRQHLAVTYLCSVFVIGLLHLVLILHRSVSGLKQTLLAESGVLTSYSHRVFSAWDFGLRGDVHVRLRHRIILYELQVELEEAVVRRQAAVRTLSQQAKVWSVRVLLNLLVIALLGAAFYGVYWATGATVKLQETPLVQEMPLVKLGVDYLPSIFISGVNFLLPPVFKLIAPLEGYTRSRQIVFILLRTVFLRLASLLVLLFSLWNQITCGGNAEAEECKTCGYKYKELPCWETRLGQEMYKLLIFDLLTGLAVMLLIQFPRKLLCGLCPGPLGRTVGTQEFQVPDEVLGLIYAQTVVWVGSFFCPLLPMLNTVKFLLLFYFKKFTLFSTCSPASRTFRAATVNFFFPLVLLLGLTISAVPVLYSIFLIPPSKLCGPFRGQSSIWAKIPESISSLPRITQSFLFFLGTQAFAVPLLLISSILMVYTLVLANSYGRLISELKRQIEMEAQNKVFLAQRAVALSSASGAL